From Azospirillaceae bacterium, the proteins below share one genomic window:
- a CDS encoding YkvA family protein — MPNHIHGMDTEPDNPTPLPVPADPLRNEETVRRGFWSKLRANLGRVPFAEDLVASYYAATDPATPARSKAVLLGALAYFVMPLDAMPDFIALLGFTDDAAVLALAIQTVRANLRPDHYEKARAALKDGGADAPDGDHHGREAA, encoded by the coding sequence GTGCCGAACCATATCCATGGCATGGACACGGAACCCGACAATCCGACCCCCCTGCCCGTCCCGGCCGATCCCCTCCGAAACGAGGAGACCGTCCGCCGCGGGTTCTGGAGCAAGCTACGGGCCAATCTGGGCCGGGTGCCCTTCGCCGAGGATCTGGTTGCGTCGTACTATGCGGCCACCGACCCGGCGACCCCCGCGCGGTCCAAGGCGGTGTTGCTGGGGGCGCTGGCCTACTTCGTGATGCCGCTCGACGCGATGCCCGACTTCATCGCGCTCCTCGGCTTCACCGACGATGCGGCGGTGCTGGCACTGGCGATCCAGACGGTCCGCGCCAATCTTCGCCCCGACCATTACGAAAAGGCCCGTGCCGCCTTGAAGGATGGGGGCGCCGACGCGCCCGACGGCGACCACCACGGCCGGGAAGCCGCCTAA
- a CDS encoding SDR family NAD(P)-dependent oxidoreductase has protein sequence MDIREQAAIVTGGGSGIGAQVARSFAAAGAKVAIFDVNLAGAEAVAREIGGLAVQCDVSDAASGEAAVAKAREAHGPARVLVNCAGLATPTRVLTREGPADLAQYRKIVDVNLVGTFNIMRLTAWDMSKLDPLDTQERGVIINTASVAAYEGQIGQMAYSSSKGGIVGLTLPAARELARFGIRVVTIAPGLIETPLLRGLPEEVQKSLAASVPFPPRLGQPSEYARLALHIVENVMLNGETIRLDGALRMAPK, from the coding sequence ATGGACATCAGGGAACAGGCCGCCATCGTCACCGGCGGCGGATCGGGCATCGGTGCACAGGTCGCGCGTTCCTTCGCGGCCGCGGGTGCCAAGGTCGCGATTTTCGACGTCAATCTGGCCGGAGCCGAGGCCGTCGCCCGCGAGATCGGCGGCCTCGCGGTCCAATGCGACGTGTCCGACGCGGCATCGGGCGAGGCGGCGGTCGCCAAGGCGCGCGAGGCCCATGGTCCGGCCCGCGTGCTGGTGAACTGCGCCGGATTGGCCACACCGACCCGGGTTCTGACCCGCGAAGGTCCGGCCGATCTGGCGCAGTACCGGAAGATCGTCGATGTGAACCTCGTCGGCACGTTCAACATCATGCGCCTGACGGCCTGGGACATGTCCAAGCTGGACCCGTTGGACACCCAGGAACGCGGCGTCATCATCAACACCGCATCCGTCGCCGCCTACGAGGGCCAGATCGGGCAGATGGCCTACAGCTCCTCCAAGGGCGGCATCGTGGGCCTGACCCTGCCGGCCGCGCGCGAGTTGGCGCGCTTCGGCATCCGGGTGGTCACCATCGCACCGGGCCTGATCGAGACGCCGCTGCTGCGGGGCCTGCCCGAGGAGGTCCAGAAGAGCCTGGCAGCGTCCGTCCCGTTCCCGCCGCGCCTGGGGCAGCCGTCCGAGTACGCGCGGCTGGCGCTCCACATCGTGGAGAACGTCATGCTGAACGGCGAAACCATCCGCCTGGACGGTGCCCTGCGCATGGCGCCGAAGTAA
- a CDS encoding DMT family transporter, with the protein MTAPAPAHDTSPAALPSFVQGVLWALAATVVFALMTVTIRESTRHMHPMVAVFWRNGVALLCMLPWIVRHGTAGLRTTKLRLYTTRALTGAVAMFTWFYGLTGMPLGTAQALGFTQPLFATLLAAMVLREDVRARRWSATLLGFAGVLIIIQPGARPVGLPEIAVLVSAFAGAMSAIQVKALAKTESTSAMVAFLAIYMTPISLVPALFVWTWPSVEAWGWVLAMGVLGTIGHLCIVRAYHMAEASALMPFDYVKLPLVALCGWALYGELLDHWFWIGSAIIAGSAIYIARRETAIARRGRPVAGAAGATTKAKPHL; encoded by the coding sequence ATGACAGCTCCCGCCCCGGCGCACGACACCTCTCCTGCGGCATTGCCGTCCTTCGTTCAGGGTGTGCTCTGGGCGCTCGCGGCGACGGTGGTCTTTGCTCTCATGACCGTGACCATCCGCGAGTCCACCCGCCACATGCACCCGATGGTGGCGGTGTTCTGGCGCAACGGCGTGGCGCTGCTTTGCATGTTGCCGTGGATCGTGCGGCATGGGACGGCCGGGCTGCGCACCACCAAGCTCCGGCTCTACACGACCCGTGCGCTCACCGGTGCGGTCGCCATGTTCACATGGTTCTACGGTCTGACCGGGATGCCGTTGGGCACCGCGCAGGCACTGGGCTTCACCCAGCCGTTGTTCGCCACCCTGCTGGCGGCCATGGTCCTGCGCGAGGATGTGCGCGCACGCCGGTGGAGCGCCACGCTGCTGGGCTTCGCGGGTGTTCTGATCATCATCCAGCCGGGGGCCCGTCCGGTCGGGCTGCCCGAAATCGCCGTCCTGGTCTCCGCCTTTGCCGGCGCCATGTCCGCCATTCAGGTGAAGGCGCTGGCGAAGACCGAATCCACGAGCGCCATGGTCGCGTTCCTGGCCATCTACATGACCCCCATTTCGCTGGTCCCGGCCTTGTTCGTGTGGACGTGGCCGTCGGTCGAGGCATGGGGATGGGTCCTTGCGATGGGGGTTCTTGGAACCATCGGCCACCTTTGCATCGTGCGCGCGTACCACATGGCCGAGGCGTCGGCGCTGATGCCGTTCGACTATGTGAAGCTGCCGCTGGTCGCCCTGTGCGGATGGGCGCTGTACGGCGAGCTTCTCGACCATTGGTTCTGGATCGGCTCCGCGATCATCGCGGGATCGGCCATCTACATCGCGCGGCGCGAGACGGCCATTGCCCGGCGTGGACGCCCCGTCGCCGGCGCCGCGGGAGCGACGACCAAGGCCAAGCCGCACCTGTGA
- a CDS encoding ABC transporter substrate-binding protein, with amino-acid sequence MRTIALAVALAASVFVAAPSPDAAAQQRDRLVLAMPLEPPHLDPTAGAAAAIDEVVYANVFEGLTRIDRSGNVVPGLADSWTVSDDGLTYTFRLRPNVKFHDGTEFDSTVVKFSYDRARAPDSTNAQKGYFAAIAAVETPDPLTAVVKLSRPDGQFLFNMGQGDAVMVHPNSAAANKQTPVGTGPFRFERWIPGDRVVLVKNTSYWNQQLPKLNRVEVRIIADPAAQTAALLAGDVDVIPNIGAYEAVGRFRQNKDFQVVVGTTEGETVLAFNNAKPPFNDVRVRRAIQHAIDRKQLIDGAMSGFGTPIGSFFAPHRQGHVDLTGQYPYDPAKAKQLLAEAGFPGGFETTLRLPPPAYARKGGELVQAFLAEVGIRAQIVPMEWAQWLEQVFRGRDYDMTIVSHTEPLDLDVYARETYYFNYQSPKYRETHATLDRTVDPAKRAEIYGQLQRILAEDAASGYLFQLPKVMISRPNIVGMWENAPIQANDVTEVSWR; translated from the coding sequence ATGCGGACCATCGCGCTTGCCGTCGCGCTCGCCGCGTCCGTCTTCGTCGCCGCACCGTCCCCGGACGCCGCGGCCCAGCAGCGGGACCGGCTGGTCCTGGCGATGCCGCTGGAGCCGCCGCACCTCGATCCCACGGCGGGCGCGGCCGCCGCCATCGACGAGGTGGTCTATGCCAATGTCTTCGAAGGACTGACCCGGATCGACCGGTCGGGGAACGTGGTCCCCGGCCTGGCCGACAGCTGGACCGTGTCGGACGACGGGCTGACCTACACCTTCCGCCTGCGCCCGAACGTCAAATTCCATGACGGCACGGAATTCGACAGCACCGTGGTCAAATTCTCCTACGACCGTGCCCGTGCGCCGGACAGCACCAATGCCCAGAAGGGCTATTTCGCCGCCATCGCCGCGGTCGAGACGCCGGACCCCCTGACCGCGGTGGTCAAGCTGTCCCGGCCCGACGGCCAGTTCCTGTTCAACATGGGCCAGGGCGATGCCGTCATGGTCCATCCCAACAGCGCCGCCGCCAACAAGCAGACGCCCGTCGGAACCGGCCCCTTCCGGTTCGAACGCTGGATCCCCGGCGACCGGGTGGTGCTGGTGAAGAACACCAGCTATTGGAACCAGCAGCTTCCCAAGCTGAACCGGGTGGAGGTGCGGATCATCGCCGACCCCGCGGCCCAGACGGCGGCGCTCCTCGCCGGCGATGTGGACGTGATCCCCAACATCGGCGCGTACGAGGCGGTCGGCCGCTTCCGCCAGAACAAGGACTTCCAGGTGGTCGTCGGCACCACCGAGGGCGAGACGGTCCTGGCCTTCAACAACGCCAAGCCGCCGTTCAACGATGTGCGCGTCCGCCGCGCCATCCAGCACGCCATCGACCGCAAGCAACTGATCGACGGCGCGATGAGCGGCTTCGGCACGCCCATCGGCAGCTTCTTCGCCCCGCACCGCCAGGGCCATGTGGACCTGACCGGCCAGTACCCCTACGACCCCGCCAAGGCCAAGCAGCTCCTGGCCGAGGCCGGTTTCCCCGGCGGGTTCGAGACGACGCTGCGCCTTCCCCCGCCGGCCTATGCGCGCAAGGGCGGCGAGCTGGTCCAGGCGTTCCTGGCCGAGGTCGGCATCAGGGCCCAGATCGTGCCCATGGAATGGGCGCAGTGGCTGGAGCAGGTGTTCCGCGGCCGCGACTACGACATGACCATCGTCTCGCACACCGAGCCGCTGGATCTGGACGTCTACGCCCGCGAAACCTACTACTTCAACTATCAGAGCCCGAAGTACCGCGAGACCCACGCCACGCTGGACCGGACGGTCGATCCGGCCAAGCGGGCCGAGATCTACGGCCAGCTCCAGCGCATCCTGGCCGAGGACGCGGCCAGCGGGTACCTGTTCCAGCTGCCCAAGGTCATGATCAGCCGCCCCAACATCGTCGGCATGTGGGAGAACGCCCCGATTCAGGCCAACGACGTCACCGAGGTGTCGTGGCGATAG
- a CDS encoding ABC transporter permease: MTGFLARRLASLAVTLLLASLVVFGVLEILPGDPALLMLGTEAREDTLAALRAQMGLDRPAPERYLRWVGGLLTGNLGNSLTYGMPVSGLIADRLAVTVPLALMSMALTVLIALPLGMFAASHHRRPGDYGVMAFAQVGISIPNFWFGILLILFFAVRLGWVKSGGFPGWNAGVWPAVQALLLPAVALALTEAAIMARVTRAAVLDALQEDYVRTARAKGVSEAGILLGHVLRNALIPVLTIGGLIFAFLLAGALVIENVFYLPGVGRLVYQAVTQRDLVVVENAVVLLAAMVVVVNFLVDVLYAVVDPRPKART; this comes from the coding sequence ATGACCGGCTTTCTCGCGCGAAGGCTGGCTTCGCTGGCGGTGACCCTGCTGCTCGCCTCGCTGGTGGTGTTCGGCGTCCTCGAAATCCTGCCCGGCGACCCGGCCCTGCTGATGCTCGGTACCGAGGCGCGCGAGGACACGCTGGCCGCGCTGCGGGCGCAGATGGGGCTCGACCGGCCGGCGCCCGAACGCTACCTGCGCTGGGTCGGCGGACTCCTGACCGGCAACCTCGGCAACAGCCTGACCTACGGCATGCCGGTCTCGGGCCTGATCGCGGACCGGCTGGCGGTCACCGTGCCGCTGGCCCTGATGTCCATGGCGCTGACCGTGCTGATCGCGCTGCCGCTGGGCATGTTCGCGGCGTCGCACCATCGGCGGCCGGGCGACTATGGCGTCATGGCCTTCGCCCAGGTCGGCATCTCGATCCCCAACTTCTGGTTCGGCATCCTTCTGATCCTGTTCTTCGCCGTCCGGCTGGGCTGGGTGAAGTCCGGGGGGTTTCCCGGATGGAACGCGGGCGTCTGGCCCGCCGTGCAGGCCCTGTTGCTGCCGGCGGTCGCCCTGGCGTTGACGGAAGCCGCCATCATGGCGCGCGTGACCCGGGCCGCCGTGCTGGACGCCTTGCAGGAGGACTACGTCCGCACGGCCCGGGCGAAAGGCGTGTCGGAGGCCGGCATCCTGCTGGGCCATGTGCTGCGCAACGCGCTGATCCCGGTGCTCACCATCGGCGGCCTGATATTCGCCTTCCTGTTGGCGGGCGCGCTGGTGATCGAGAACGTGTTCTACCTGCCGGGCGTCGGCCGGCTGGTGTACCAGGCTGTCACCCAGCGCGATCTGGTGGTGGTCGAGAACGCCGTGGTCCTGCTGGCCGCCATGGTGGTGGTGGTGAATTTCCTGGTGGATGTCCTGTATGCGGTCGTCGACCCGCGGCCAAAGGCGCGGACATGA
- a CDS encoding P1 family peptidase: protein MIRPGPRNLITDVPGLRIGCAEDTRAWTGVTVVLPDAPAVAAADVRGGGPGTRETDALRPESLVERVDAVVLSGGSAFGLDAAQGVVQWLAARGRGFRVGGATVPIVPAAILFDLANGGDKGWGAEPPYRRLGAAACDAAGLEFALGNSGAGYGAKAHELKGGLGSASAVMPTGSFLDGIVVGALVAANPVGSVVVPGTGTFWAWLLEQDHELGGQIPPAGPVALDPPAPPASAASPGANTTLGVVATDADLTRAEALRIAIMAQDGYARAIRPVHTPFDGDSVFVLSTGRRPLPEDRAAAVAALGSVAADCVARAVARGVYEAETLGRFPAYRARFARS from the coding sequence ATGATCCGCCCCGGCCCCCGAAACCTCATCACCGACGTTCCCGGCCTGCGCATCGGCTGTGCCGAGGACACGCGCGCATGGACCGGCGTCACGGTGGTGCTGCCCGACGCGCCCGCGGTGGCCGCGGCCGACGTGCGCGGCGGCGGTCCCGGTACGCGGGAAACCGATGCGCTCCGGCCGGAGAGTCTGGTCGAGCGGGTGGATGCCGTGGTGCTTTCGGGCGGATCGGCCTTCGGCCTCGATGCCGCCCAGGGGGTGGTCCAATGGCTGGCCGCGCGCGGCCGCGGCTTCCGGGTCGGCGGTGCGACGGTTCCGATCGTTCCGGCCGCAATCCTGTTCGATCTGGCGAACGGGGGCGACAAGGGCTGGGGGGCGGAGCCGCCCTACCGCCGCCTGGGCGCCGCCGCCTGCGACGCCGCCGGCCTGGAGTTCGCGCTGGGCAATTCGGGGGCCGGCTACGGCGCCAAGGCGCACGAGCTGAAGGGCGGGCTGGGCAGCGCGTCCGCGGTCATGCCGACCGGTTCGTTCCTGGACGGCATCGTCGTGGGCGCCCTGGTCGCGGCCAACCCCGTGGGATCGGTCGTGGTTCCCGGCACCGGCACCTTCTGGGCCTGGCTGCTGGAGCAGGACCACGAACTGGGCGGGCAGATCCCGCCCGCGGGCCCGGTCGCGCTCGACCCGCCGGCACCGCCCGCCTCCGCGGCCTCACCCGGCGCCAACACCACCCTCGGCGTGGTCGCCACCGACGCGGACCTGACCCGTGCCGAGGCGCTGCGCATCGCCATCATGGCCCAGGACGGCTACGCCCGCGCCATCCGCCCGGTGCACACGCCGTTCGACGGTGACAGCGTGTTCGTCCTGTCCACCGGCCGCCGCCCCCTGCCGGAGGACCGGGCCGCGGCCGTGGCGGCGCTGGGGTCGGTCGCCGCCGACTGCGTGGCCCGTGCGGTCGCGCGCGGCGTGTACGAAGCCGAAACGCTGGGCCGTTTTCCCGCGTACCGCGCGCGCTTCGCACGTTCCTGA
- a CDS encoding DMT family transporter: MTADPRRARLTGLPPNVQGAVWMMLAAFGFSIMGALVKVLGQRFDSFQIAFFRNLFGFATLLPMIWVAGGPRVMRTPYPGRHMVRILTGIAAMVTNFHALTHLPLATATSISFVAPMFMIVLGVLVLGETVRWRRWSATLVGFAGIVIMVRPATLVPDLALLSALANAAFVAVSQVQVKTMPTAERPLTLLTLFSVAATLAMLVPAVLVWQWPTRFEWLVAVLVGATGVLSQGCVIHAFQVGEATAVSPFDYTRLVFATALGAFVFAEMPSAWTFAGAAVVIGSAVYIARREARLAPPPGSRPGGAVRP; the protein is encoded by the coding sequence GTGACCGCCGACCCGCGCCGTGCCCGCCTGACCGGCCTGCCCCCCAACGTCCAGGGGGCGGTCTGGATGATGCTGGCCGCCTTCGGCTTCTCGATCATGGGGGCGTTGGTCAAGGTCCTGGGCCAGCGCTTCGACAGCTTCCAGATCGCCTTCTTCCGCAACCTCTTCGGGTTCGCCACGCTGCTGCCGATGATCTGGGTGGCCGGCGGCCCGCGGGTGATGCGCACACCCTATCCCGGGCGCCACATGGTGCGGATCCTGACCGGCATCGCCGCGATGGTCACCAATTTCCACGCCCTGACGCACCTGCCCTTGGCGACGGCGACCTCGATCAGTTTCGTTGCGCCCATGTTCATGATCGTCCTGGGGGTGCTTGTCCTCGGCGAAACGGTGCGGTGGCGCCGCTGGTCGGCCACCCTGGTCGGCTTTGCCGGCATCGTCATCATGGTGCGGCCGGCCACGCTGGTGCCGGACCTCGCCCTGCTGTCCGCCCTCGCCAATGCGGCGTTCGTCGCCGTGTCGCAGGTGCAGGTGAAGACCATGCCAACGGCGGAGAGGCCGCTGACGCTGCTGACCCTCTTCTCCGTCGCGGCCACGCTGGCGATGCTCGTCCCGGCCGTTCTGGTGTGGCAGTGGCCGACGCGCTTTGAGTGGCTGGTCGCCGTTCTGGTCGGGGCCACGGGTGTGCTGTCCCAGGGGTGCGTCATCCACGCGTTCCAGGTCGGCGAGGCCACGGCCGTGTCGCCCTTCGACTACACGCGGCTGGTGTTCGCGACCGCGTTGGGCGCCTTCGTCTTCGCGGAAATGCCCAGCGCCTGGACCTTTGCCGGTGCGGCCGTGGTGATCGGCAGCGCCGTGTACATCGCCCGGCGCGAGGCCCGTCTGGCGCCTCCGCCCGGTTCCCGGCCGGGCGGGGCGGTGCGGCCTTAG
- a CDS encoding class I SAM-dependent rRNA methyltransferase, with amino-acid sequence MTAQPNTPQKKRPTVALQKDGHRRIRQGHPWAYSNEIQMEAHIKALPAGTIVRLTDAGGTPIGTAAFNPHTLIAARMLSPDPGAAIDQAFLEQRLQAALALREKLHDKPFYRLIHAEADRLPALVVDRYGDVVVAQANAAWIDGLKDELVAAIEAVLAPAAIVLRNDSPARQTEGLGSEVAVVKGTVDALVRIEENGAAFFADVREGQKTGWFFDQRDNRAFMADLARGARVIDCYTYAGGFGVLAAVRGAAHVTLVDRSAHSLDLAAKAAEANGVADRCEMRKADVFEELERLVQKQERFDVVICDPPAFVKSKKELASGAKGYRKLARLGAQVTARGGFLFMASCSHNVDPELFAEQVARGLSDAGRTGRIVRASGAGADHPVHPNLPESAYLKAQILQLD; translated from the coding sequence ATGACCGCACAACCGAACACGCCGCAAAAGAAGCGGCCGACCGTTGCCCTCCAGAAGGACGGGCACCGGCGCATCCGCCAGGGCCACCCGTGGGCCTATTCCAACGAGATCCAGATGGAAGCGCACATCAAGGCGCTTCCGGCGGGAACCATCGTCCGCCTGACCGACGCCGGCGGGACGCCGATCGGCACGGCCGCCTTCAACCCGCATACGCTGATCGCAGCGCGCATGCTGTCCCCCGATCCGGGGGCGGCGATCGACCAGGCCTTCCTGGAGCAGCGCCTGCAGGCCGCCCTGGCCCTTCGCGAGAAACTCCACGACAAGCCCTTCTACCGTCTGATCCACGCCGAGGCCGACCGGTTGCCGGCCCTGGTGGTGGACCGCTACGGCGACGTGGTGGTGGCCCAGGCCAATGCCGCTTGGATCGACGGGTTGAAGGACGAGCTGGTGGCGGCGATCGAGGCCGTGCTGGCCCCCGCGGCCATCGTCCTGCGCAACGACAGCCCCGCCCGCCAGACCGAAGGCCTGGGCAGCGAGGTGGCGGTCGTCAAAGGGACCGTCGATGCCCTGGTCCGCATTGAGGAGAACGGGGCCGCCTTCTTCGCCGACGTGCGCGAGGGGCAGAAGACCGGCTGGTTCTTCGATCAGCGCGACAACCGCGCCTTCATGGCGGACCTGGCCCGTGGCGCGCGGGTCATCGACTGCTACACCTATGCTGGCGGCTTCGGCGTGCTGGCGGCCGTGCGCGGGGCGGCGCACGTGACCCTGGTCGACCGCTCGGCCCACTCGCTGGACCTGGCCGCCAAGGCGGCCGAGGCGAACGGCGTCGCCGACCGCTGCGAGATGCGCAAGGCCGACGTGTTCGAGGAGCTGGAACGGCTGGTCCAGAAGCAGGAACGCTTCGACGTGGTGATCTGCGATCCGCCGGCGTTCGTGAAGTCCAAGAAGGAACTGGCGTCCGGCGCCAAGGGCTATCGCAAGCTCGCCCGGCTGGGCGCCCAGGTCACCGCGCGGGGCGGGTTCCTGTTCATGGCATCGTGCAGCCACAACGTGGACCCGGAGCTGTTCGCCGAGCAGGTGGCCCGCGGCCTTTCGGACGCCGGCCGGACCGGCCGCATCGTCCGCGCGTCGGGGGCCGGTGCCGACCATCCGGTGCATCCGAACCTGCCGGAAAGCGCGTACCTGAAGGCGCAGATCCTCCAGCTCGACTGA
- a CDS encoding SDR family oxidoreductase, with protein sequence MPERMTMVLTGASRGIGHATAIRFQAAGWHVITVSSHPFNSNCPWEGGEESHVQIDLGDLASIEAGVARLKAKLPDGRLHALVNNAGISPKGEGGSRLGTLNTPIDTWYRVLNVNFLAPVLLARGLFDELRQAQGAIINVTSIAGSRVHPFAGAAYATSKAALASLTREMAADFGPHGVRVNAIAPGEIDTSILSPGTEKLVEQLPLRRLGKPEEVAAVIYFLCTAGAGYVNGAEIHINGGQHV encoded by the coding sequence ATGCCGGAACGGATGACAATGGTCCTGACGGGGGCCAGCCGCGGGATCGGGCATGCGACCGCCATCCGCTTCCAGGCGGCCGGGTGGCACGTCATCACGGTGTCGAGCCACCCCTTCAATTCCAACTGCCCGTGGGAGGGCGGCGAGGAGAGCCATGTCCAGATCGACCTGGGCGATCTGGCCTCCATCGAAGCGGGCGTGGCCCGGTTGAAGGCCAAGCTGCCGGACGGGCGGTTGCATGCCTTGGTCAACAACGCCGGCATTTCGCCCAAGGGCGAAGGCGGATCACGGCTGGGAACGCTGAATACGCCGATCGACACCTGGTACCGGGTGCTGAACGTCAATTTCCTGGCGCCGGTGCTGCTCGCCCGCGGCTTGTTCGATGAGCTGCGCCAAGCCCAGGGCGCGATCATCAACGTCACATCCATCGCCGGCAGCCGTGTCCATCCGTTCGCGGGCGCGGCCTATGCGACATCCAAGGCCGCGCTGGCGTCCCTCACGCGGGAAATGGCGGCCGATTTCGGCCCCCACGGGGTCCGGGTGAACGCGATCGCCCCGGGCGAGATCGACACGTCGATCCTGTCCCCCGGGACCGAGAAGCTCGTCGAGCAATTGCCACTGCGACGCCTGGGCAAGCCCGAGGAGGTGGCCGCGGTCATCTACTTCCTGTGCACGGCCGGAGCGGGCTATGTGAACGGGGCCGAAATCCACATCAACGGCGGCCAGCACGTTTGA
- a CDS encoding ABC transporter permease translates to MTGSGMRAPDAAEAAAPGRARRGPFRLAFGHPSLWLGAAITAAVLAMALASFFWTPFPPDQLRVIRRFRPPDGTHWLGTDHFGRDIASMIMVGARNSVAVGLVAVGIGVAGGVPLGLAAAVRRGWVDDALGRLTDLVFAFPAILSAVLITAYLGPGPVNAILAIGIFNVAVFARVTRGAAMQVLGREFVRAALALGRGPGGTLRVHVLPNIAGVLIVQATVSFAVAILAEAALSYLGLGVQPPNPSWGRMLSDAQNHMFDRPYLAIVPGAAIAVAVMGLNLLGDGLRDVLDPRTRGRPIV, encoded by the coding sequence ATGACGGGATCCGGCATGCGGGCGCCGGACGCGGCCGAAGCCGCCGCACCGGGCCGCGCCCGCCGCGGCCCGTTCCGCCTTGCCTTCGGACATCCCAGCCTGTGGCTCGGTGCCGCCATCACCGCGGCGGTCCTCGCGATGGCGCTGGCCAGTTTCTTCTGGACGCCGTTTCCGCCGGACCAGTTGCGCGTCATCCGCCGCTTCCGGCCGCCCGACGGAACCCATTGGCTGGGCACCGACCATTTCGGGCGGGACATCGCGTCGATGATCATGGTGGGCGCGCGGAACTCGGTCGCCGTGGGTCTGGTGGCGGTCGGGATCGGTGTGGCCGGCGGCGTGCCGCTCGGCCTTGCGGCCGCGGTTCGGCGGGGTTGGGTCGACGACGCGCTGGGCCGCCTCACCGACCTGGTCTTCGCCTTTCCCGCGATCCTGTCGGCGGTGCTGATCACCGCCTATCTCGGCCCCGGGCCGGTCAACGCGATCCTGGCCATCGGCATTTTCAACGTGGCCGTCTTCGCACGCGTCACCCGGGGCGCCGCGATGCAGGTCCTGGGACGGGAATTCGTGCGCGCGGCCCTGGCGCTCGGCCGGGGGCCGGGCGGCACGCTTCGGGTGCACGTGCTGCCCAACATCGCCGGCGTCCTGATCGTCCAGGCCACCGTGTCGTTCGCCGTGGCGATCCTGGCCGAGGCCGCCCTGTCCTATCTGGGTCTGGGTGTGCAGCCCCCGAACCCGTCGTGGGGCCGCATGCTTTCGGATGCGCAGAACCATATGTTCGACCGGCCCTATCTCGCCATTGTCCCCGGGGCCGCGATCGCCGTGGCGGTCATGGGGCTGAATCTGCTGGGGGATGGGCTGCGCGACGTGCTGGACCCGCGTACGCGCGGACGGCCCATTGTATGA